A window of Candidatus Marinimicrobia bacterium CG08_land_8_20_14_0_20_45_22 contains these coding sequences:
- a CDS encoding MFS transporter: MFKNHPKGLAVAFFANMGERFGFYTMMAILVLFLQSKYGLDENTAGSIYSWFYFAIYALALFGGIIADSTKKYKTVILFGQIVMFAGYLLIAIPDLSLTVTLIGLFTIAFGNGLFKGNLQAVVGQMYDNEKYSKVRDSAYMLFYMGINVGAFFAPFAATGIRNWWLKSNNLLHDGSLPAICHQFINGTLKDSGELQTMANRVSLSGPVTDLSAFAHNYLEVFSTGYNFAFGIAAIAMIISLVVYIIFNRYLPSKEKATAGSDSKVSLAGKPLAIISALVAGAVVAYLISLVKDIATGAAIGLFVTFVTWILLISKKEEKSRVMVLLLVFFVVIFFWMSFHQNGLTLTFFARDYTVKTVDPYTYMFFTLPNILSLIAFLIGLVLILGRKNARNVRFTGVGFLVVSAAVIYYLFKQGEAQNPIAPEIFQSFNPLFIVSLTFVVMGLFSWLNKKGKEPSTPRKISYGMVIAALGFLVLLIGSLNLVSPHELKLIDETGAIKFSQVPDSSRIMPYWLISSYLILTIAELFLSPMGLSFVSKVAPDRFQGLMQGGWLLATAVGNKLLFVGSTFWGVLELWQLWSIFVISCLFSAVFIFSIMKRLERVTN, encoded by the coding sequence ATGTTTAAAAACCACCCCAAAGGTTTAGCGGTTGCTTTCTTTGCCAACATGGGCGAGCGCTTCGGCTTTTATACGATGATGGCAATTCTGGTGTTGTTTCTTCAGTCCAAATATGGTCTGGACGAAAATACTGCCGGAAGTATTTACAGCTGGTTTTACTTTGCCATCTACGCCCTAGCGTTGTTTGGAGGCATTATCGCTGATTCTACCAAGAAATACAAAACGGTGATACTGTTCGGACAGATCGTTATGTTTGCCGGTTATCTGTTAATTGCAATCCCCGATTTGTCGCTTACCGTGACACTCATCGGCCTGTTCACCATCGCTTTCGGTAATGGTCTGTTCAAAGGCAATCTGCAAGCCGTAGTCGGACAAATGTATGATAATGAAAAATATTCCAAAGTCCGCGATTCGGCCTATATGCTGTTCTACATGGGAATCAATGTTGGCGCTTTCTTTGCCCCTTTCGCGGCGACCGGTATCAGAAACTGGTGGCTGAAGTCCAACAATTTACTACATGACGGTAGTTTGCCGGCCATTTGTCACCAGTTTATTAATGGTACTTTGAAAGATTCCGGTGAGTTGCAAACCATGGCAAACAGGGTAAGTCTGAGCGGTCCTGTGACAGATCTTTCTGCCTTTGCTCATAACTATCTCGAGGTATTCTCCACGGGGTACAATTTTGCTTTTGGGATCGCCGCCATTGCGATGATCATCTCACTGGTGGTTTATATCATCTTTAACCGATATTTACCCAGTAAAGAAAAGGCCACGGCCGGAAGCGATTCAAAAGTTTCGTTGGCAGGTAAACCGCTGGCGATAATTAGTGCCCTTGTAGCTGGTGCAGTTGTGGCTTATCTGATCAGTTTGGTGAAAGACATCGCTACTGGCGCCGCGATCGGGCTGTTCGTTACCTTCGTGACCTGGATTTTACTGATCTCAAAAAAAGAAGAAAAATCGCGGGTCATGGTGCTCTTGTTGGTGTTCTTTGTAGTCATATTTTTCTGGATGTCCTTCCATCAGAACGGACTGACGCTGACTTTCTTCGCCCGCGACTATACCGTCAAGACCGTCGATCCATATACCTATATGTTTTTCACACTGCCAAATATTTTGTCATTGATCGCCTTTTTAATCGGATTGGTTTTAATCTTGGGGCGAAAAAACGCCCGAAATGTGCGTTTTACGGGAGTGGGATTTTTAGTCGTCAGCGCCGCGGTTATTTATTATCTGTTCAAACAGGGAGAAGCGCAGAATCCAATCGCGCCGGAGATTTTCCAATCGTTCAATCCGCTTTTCATCGTTTCACTCACCTTCGTTGTGATGGGACTATTTTCCTGGCTGAATAAAAAAGGCAAGGAACCTTCCACTCCCCGCAAAATCAGCTATGGTATGGTGATCGCGGCGCTGGGATTCCTGGTACTTCTGATTGGCTCGCTGAACCTGGTTTCTCCTCACGAATTAAAACTCATTGATGAAACCGGTGCGATTAAGTTCAGTCAGGTTCCCGACTCATCGCGGATTATGCCCTACTGGCTGATTTCATCCTACCTAATTCTCACGATCGCGGAATTGTTTCTCAGTCCGATGGGACTCTCCTTTGTATCCAAGGTGGCTCCGGATCGTTTCCAGGGTCTCATGCAGGGCGGCTGGTTATTGGCTACCGCAGTCGGCAATAAACTGCTGTTCGTAGGCAGCACTTTCTGGGGTGTTCTCGAACTCTGGCAGTTGTGGTCGATTTTTGTCATCTCATGTCTGTTCTCGGCGGTTTTTATCTTTTCGATAATGAAGCGGTTAGAGCGTGTCACAAACTAA
- a CDS encoding efflux RND transporter periplasmic adaptor subunit, producing the protein MKKKILIGIGIVLVALLGWRLVNLFSGANKQKLVRMARLPVAVEVDSVRFAPIVEVRELTGTVFPDYQYVVSPKVAGRLIEIRKRIGDKVKAGEIIARIDNAEYQQGVLEAEANLRIAESSLSESRSNFNLAKQEKDRVESLQIKGIASSSELDAAVSNYSAQKSRFDLARAQVEQRQAALKSAKIRLSYTTLIASQPGLIGERYIDEGALLSANSAVVSVVGIDRVIVRTTVIERDYGKINSGQSAKVSVDAFPNKAFWGKVTRIAPMLQEASRVAQMEVEVANQTHELKPGMFARVEVITAEKANTQVVPSKALVTSNGGVGIFVVPESTTVARYYSVTTGIVTSEYTEIVAPILTGRVITLGQHLLEDGSLVILPQMKPIEISAPDSLQIGEKSK; encoded by the coding sequence ATGAAGAAAAAGATATTAATCGGTATTGGTATTGTTTTGGTGGCATTATTGGGTTGGCGTTTAGTCAATTTGTTTTCCGGAGCCAACAAGCAGAAATTGGTCCGAATGGCGCGACTGCCGGTAGCCGTTGAGGTGGATAGCGTTCGATTTGCGCCCATCGTGGAAGTTCGGGAATTGACAGGAACAGTTTTTCCCGATTATCAATACGTTGTTTCACCCAAAGTTGCCGGTCGGTTAATTGAGATTCGAAAACGGATCGGCGACAAAGTCAAAGCAGGAGAAATCATTGCCCGAATCGACAATGCCGAATATCAGCAGGGCGTTTTGGAAGCGGAAGCTAATTTGCGCATTGCCGAATCTTCATTAAGCGAATCCCGCTCGAATTTTAATTTGGCAAAACAGGAAAAAGACCGCGTGGAGTCTCTTCAGATAAAAGGCATTGCATCGTCCAGCGAATTAGATGCCGCGGTGTCGAATTATTCCGCGCAGAAATCGCGTTTCGATTTGGCACGGGCTCAGGTGGAACAACGTCAAGCGGCATTAAAATCTGCCAAGATTCGTTTGAGTTACACAACGCTGATCGCTTCTCAGCCCGGTCTTATTGGTGAACGTTATATTGATGAGGGCGCACTCCTGTCGGCGAATTCTGCCGTTGTGTCGGTTGTTGGCATTGACCGCGTAATCGTTCGGACGACGGTGATCGAACGAGATTACGGAAAAATTAATTCCGGTCAATCGGCAAAAGTATCGGTAGATGCATTTCCAAATAAGGCGTTTTGGGGTAAAGTAACCCGCATTGCGCCTATGTTGCAAGAAGCCTCCCGCGTTGCCCAGATGGAAGTAGAAGTGGCTAACCAGACGCATGAACTAAAGCCTGGAATGTTTGCCCGCGTTGAGGTCATCACGGCGGAAAAAGCGAATACGCAAGTCGTGCCGAGTAAAGCATTAGTGACTTCCAACGGAGGAGTCGGTATTTTCGTGGTTCCAGAATCAACAACCGTTGCTCGATATTATTCCGTGACGACCGGAATCGTGACGTCGGAATACACGGAGATTGTTGCGCCGATTCTTACTGGGCGCGTCATTACATTGGGTCAGCATTTGCTTGAAGATGGCAGTTTGGTGATTCTTCCCCAAATGAAACCAATTGAAATATCAGCGCCTGATTCTTTGCAAATTGGGGAAAAATCGAAATGA